The nucleotide sequence CCAACTGCTACCCAGAAGAAAACCTGACCTCTCCCCCACTGCCCCCACAACGCGATGTGCGAAAAGTACTCTTGAATGGAATTCAAGGGTTATGGTTTATATAGCATATATATGTAGTATGTTGACATGTCATCTACTTATTAAATTCTAAAAAATTAATTTCATATTCTCTCtttacaaaattttaaaaattacgtTATTATAATATTTGTAGAATATTATATAAACGCACGGGCTCATATTTGTCATATGAAGTTAAAATAGTTAAttgataatacttataaatatttaGATGTATGTCTGCTCTGTTTCGTTTGAGATTTTAACATAATGGAATTAGTTTGTACTAAAGACATAAACAATTAGAGTTCATAAAATATTATTCATAACGCTTGGTTTTAAAACAACTTTTTAGCGGCTCATGTTtggtgttttatcgattatttgtcaattgaagttaaaatgatttTAACGGACGAGCTCATAATCTATGTGTTAGTATTCAGGACTAATATTTTCGAACAAATATTATCAGTGGTAAATGATTTTTTGTTGTAATTATATTATACAAAATATCAATATTAACGTTATCAATTACTAATTTATACaaatgtcgtgcaacgcacgggctcatataactagtatatatatatatatatatatatatatatatatatatatatatatatatatatatatatatatatatatatatatatatatatatatatatatatatatatatatatatatatatattatatacaacaacaacaataatacccaatcccgcacatgcgaggtatgagggaggtgagatgtaaacaatccttcctctaccgtaGAGTAAGAGAGAAGTCGTTTCTTTAACCATGAGTCGAGGCCCATAGGAAGAGAAagtcatccccctctctactccagggcagagagattgcttccgtggggACCTCcggcacaaaaaaaaaaaaagctgaaaagaaGAAGAGACTCCATGAAAATGGTTTAATCAAATTTACATGGGTTTTAAAGGCTGCATGGAAATCAATTTAGGCTCAAAGCGGCAGTCAAAACGCCACTAtatcgacgcttgttgttgcctcactatatatatatatatatatatatatatatatatatatatatatatatatatatatatatatatatatatatatatatatatatatatatatatatatatatatatatatattatcactgGTTGAAAAATGGTAGATTCAATTAAGGCATACCAAATAATGGTTTTGAACCTCAAAATGCGCCTATGTCTACATGATAGCAtttactaaaatatatatatgtatacctaTAGCAGGGTCAAGGCCTCGGGTCTTAAGTTCTCGGTATACTTGGCAAAGTGCACACCACTCGCAAAAGCAGTGTGTCACCCAGTCTGGTGCCGGAGTCTCCATCAAACCATAACGGATCCTCATCTTAGTCCGATACGAGCATGACATTATGCATGGAATCCCAATAAATGCAGCTATACAACCGTATAGAAGTCCACTCGTTGCACAAGCTACATAAAACATTAGCTCATGTTATATTAATCAGATAAGGAGTACATGTTTTCATCATGAAGAATATATGTAAAAACGTGTGCTTGATACAAACTTTGAGTTGTAACTTAATTAGCTTACAAGTTTGGCCGTTGTCGAGGATCTCAGCAATCTGTCCGAAAGTGACGCACGGGAAACATGCGGTTATAATTGCTGTAAAAAACGTAACAATGAGTTTTTAGTACATTCATGTTGAACAAATAAGAGTACTATTCTAGGTTTATTAGGTAAAGGTATAAATCAAAGTTTCATGCATATTCGTCGTGAAACTAAGTAAATACGAAGTACCATTTTCCACGTCATCAAAACAATCAAAAAGACCAGTCTTCCATCCCTGAGTTTGCGCAATGTACTGATTTCCAATTGGAACCCCATTTTGTGGGCCCATATTCGGTGTCTGATACCCAGGCTGACTCACAAAGTTGACCCCTTGTGGCTGACCTGCCTGAGCATGGTTAGTATACACATAGTTGTATTGAGGAGGTGGAGTACTGTTGGGTGCCTGATGCTGATTTGGCGGATACTGAACCGGCTGTTGTTGCTGAGGTGGAAACTGGACCGGATTTTGCTGTTGAGGCGGGTAGGCCTGCGGCTGTTGCTGAGGTGGATAAGTTGTTGGTTTTTCAGGTGGGTAAGTTTCGGGTGGCGGCATATTTTCAGGAATGTAAGAACGAGGTGTCGTATTATAATCATTTTCTGTCGTATAAGTGTCTtcttgttgtggtggtggtgataGTGGGTTGTCATCTTGGTTTGGGTAGCcttgtggtggtggtgatggtggttgatCGGAGTATTGTGGAGGTTGTTGATCTGGCaaacgacccattttagtttaaacTACTCCGTATATTATTTGACAGCTATTATTAGGTCACAAATTACGTAGTATTTGTTTATAGTTTGTGCTTAATTGGTGTGATGAAAGGCATGCAAGTAGACATGGTTTTATAGAAGAGAAATCTGTAAATGTTTTAGATTTAAGATGTGGTGTGAGCGCCTTTCATGGTAGGAGAATAAACGCGCTAGTTGACTTGCATTTTAATAGTTGACTTGGATTGGATTATAGCAGTAGTTGACTTTTTATTTGTACAGCTTAACTTGTTTGTATTTTGTACGAGTAGTATTTTCAAATTGGATATTTCTATCGACAAATTTCTCAATTATTTACTCGCAATAGGTAAGATTCTTCACGTCGTTATATTACGGAGTATCATACAAGTGGGATTGTGTATAAAGACAAAATTGGGATCGTACTTTTAAAAACTGATTTCGTGTTTTTAAAAATCACATTTCGAGAAAAATAAACTATCAGtctaaaaataaatttttaaatAGAATAATCAAGTTATATGAATGCGTTTGTTATAAATAAAAGCAACATATTAATATACAGTTATTTTGATGAATAAATTGATTTGGCAAAAAAAGGTTGGAGAATACTTTACAGCTACATTTAAGTTACTTAATTTATAAAACTCTATTGAATTAATTGCAAACAAAAATATTACTTTCTGATATCCACAATAATTAAAATGTTCTAAAAAGTAAAAATTACAACTATAATCATAATGAACTACTCGTTATCCTCATCTGACAATTGGATTAAGTCACCTTACTTTTCGAGCAATTTTTTCTTCAACTTTCAAACATGTTCCGTTTCATTTGCGTTCGTGATGTTTAAACTTTCAATTGATGTGATAAATTTTGTAGCATTGGTAACACCTTTCATACATTCCGCTCGTGTGATTGTGTTCATCTGTACAATCTTTGTTATGCAACTGTGGTCTTGCACGCGGTAACTTCTTCAACTAATTCCTCAAGTCTTGAAGAGTTTGTTCCACTAGAGTTTGTCATCGCATCAGAAGATGCGAAAATCCTAGCCGCTTTCCTTGCTCGATTCCTTCCCATGGGCCTTCAAGTCTGATTGTTAGAATACACAGAGTCTTCTCTCTACCCcttcttaatttatatatatatatatatatatatatatatatatatatatatatatatatatatatatatatatatatatatatatatatatatatatatatatatatatatatatatatatatatatatcagtcatGAACAGGGACACTGACATATACAGAAAACACGTAAGTCCTATTTTGCTTCATCTTAagttacatggtatcagagcggtgcctGTGATAGTACCCTGTGAGTACACTGATCTTGTCACCCAGAGAGTGATTTTCGTACCCTGTGAGTACACTGTTCGGTTGCTGCTATAAATCATCCCAAAGAGTGATTTTTAGATCTCACCACCCCCACCAATCGATTCAGGCCCCCTCAAATTGCAAACCCTAAAAATTGCACGCAAATCACCACAGCCACCTCACGCGCCTCCCTCTACCGCTATCGGAGTCCCACGCGTCGGCGCGTGTAGGCACTTGATAAGTCTGTCCACCATCGTTTTTTGTTCCGGTGAGTTCGTTTTGAAATTCCAACCAAAACCCCGGTGAGTATTGAGTATTAGTCCATTTGGCTACTTGGATTTTCAATTTGACGTGGGAATTAGGTTCCGTTATTTTGGTTATTAGGCATCTGCTACTGTATTTTTTATTGTGTGACATCTGTTGTGCTGGATTTCTATGGCCGAGTTTCTACTTGTGTATTTGGATTTAGTTGATTGATTGTTTGTTTGTGCTTCTTAAATTCAGAAAATGGTTTTCGATTGGCTTCAATCCCCTTCAGTTTTTCTAATTTGCATTGTTTGGTTCTGCTTGTTTatgataattaaattaattatgggAGATGCAAAGAAATGTTGATTCTGCTTGtttatgataattaaaataattatgggAGATGCAAAGAAACGTTCTGCTCACCTGACTTTTTCTTCTACATTCACTATTTTGGATGAAGAATATCAGGAATATGTTCGATTAAAAGAGTATGTGAAACTTGCGACACCAATCGCCACTTTTGCTGGAACAAGTAAATCTAACGCATGCCTCTTATCATTGGCCTCTAAATGGGTAATTGATTCCGGTACTTCAGATCACATGATAGGTAATCATAATCTTTTTTCCAATTTTAAATCTCATCCATCTCATGTCACAATTGAAAACGGTACTACCTCCCCAGTCTTAGGTTCTGGCACTATTAGTCTTACCCCTTCAACTTCATTATCATCCATTTTAAGTCTATCTAACTTTCCGTTCAATTTGCTATCTGTTAGCAAGATTACTCGTGATTTGAACTGTGTTGTCTTACTCTTCCCTGAGTTTTGTGTCTTCCAAGATCTATCGACAAAGAAGATAATTGGCAGAGGACGGGTATCTGCATACTTGAATTTGAAACCAAAATACCACGTTCATTGGTATGCTCTAAGTCAGCATCCCCGTATGAGATGCAGTATCGGTTAGGAGATCCTTCTATCCAAAGTATGAAGGAATTATGTCCTCAATTTATACTTTGTCATTCAGTATTGTGAGCAGTGTCAGTTTTCTAAACATCATCGGGTCCATCTACACCCCAGAGTTAACAAACGGGCTTCATCTACATttgaattggttcactctgatatTAGGGACCATGTTCAGTTACTTGCAAACCTGGTTCTAAATACTTTGTTGCATTTATCGATGATTATTCTCGTGTTACCTGGATTTATTTGATGAAAAGTCGTTCAGAAGTATTTACTTACTTTTGTTCATTTGTTGCTGAAGTAAAAACACAATTTCAGGTTCCGGTTCAAAGTTTGAGGAGTGATAATGCCAAAGAATTTCTTTTAGAATCATTTTCATCATATATGCTTCAGAATGGTATCCTTCACGAGTCGTCTTGTGTTGATAAACCAACTCAAAATGGGGTTGCAGAACGAAACCGAACACTTTTGTTTCAAATGAATGTTCTGTTTTGGGttgacactgaaatgtcccgttcttattgattaaaaacgttccatattaattgatttcgttgcgaggttttgacctctatatgagacgtttttcaaagactgcattcatttttaaaacaaaccataacctttatttcataaataaaggtttaaaaagctttacgtagattatcaaataatgataatctaaaatatcctgtttacacacgaccattacataatggtttacaatacaaatatgttacatcgaaatcagtttcttgaatgcagtttttacacaatatcatacaaacatggactccaaatcttgtccttattttagtatgcaacagcggaagctcttagtattcacctgagaataaacatgctttaaacgtcaacaaaaatgttggtgagttataggtttaacctatatatatcaaatcgtaacaatagaccacaagatttcatatttcaatacacatcccatacatagagataaaaatcattcatatggtgaacacctggtaaccgacattaacaagatgcatatataagaatatctccatcattccgggacacccttcggatatgatataaatttcgaagtactaaagcatccggtactttggatggggtttgttaggcccgatagatctatctttaggattcgcgtcaattagggtgtctgttccctaattcttagattaccagacttaataaaaatgggcatattcgatttcaataattcaaccatagaatgtagtttcacgtacttgtgtctattttgtaaatcatttataaaacctgcatgtattctcatcccaaaaatattagattttaaaagtgggactataactcactttcacatatttttacttcgtcgggaagtaagacttggccactggttgattcacgaacctataacaatatatacatatatatcaaagtatgttcaaaatatatttacaacacttttaatatattttgatgttttaagtttattaagtcagctgtcctcgttagtaacctacaactagttgtccacagttagatgtacagaaataaatcaataaatattatcttgaatcaatccatgacccagtgtatacgtatctcagtattgatcacaactcaaactatatatattttggaatcaacctcaaccctgtatagttaactccaacattcacatatagagtgtctatggttgttccgaaatatatatagatgtgtcgacatgataggtcgaaacattgtatacgtgtctatggtatctcaagattacataatatacaatacaagttgattaagttatggttggaatagatttgttaccaattttcacgtagctaaaatgagaaaaattatccaatcttgttttacccataacttcttcactttaaatccgttttgagtgaatcaaattgctatggtttcatattgaactctattttatgaatctaaacagaaaaattataggtttatagtcggaaaaataagttacaagtcgtttttgtaatggtagtcatttcagtcgaaagaacgacgtctagatgaccattttagaaaacatacttccactttgagtttaaccataatttttggatatagtttcatgttcataataaaaatcattttctcagaataacaacttttaaatcaaagtttatcatagtttttaattaactaacccaatacagcccgcggtgttactacgacggcgtaaatccggttttacggtgtttttcgtgtttccaggttttaaatcattaagttagcatatcatatagatatagaacatgtgtttagttgattttaaaagtcaggttagaaggattaacttttatttgcgaacaagtttagaattaactaaactatgttctagtgattacaagtttaaaccttcgaataagatagctttatatgtatgaatcgaatgatgttatgaacataattactacctcaagttccttggataaacctactggaaatgagaaaaatagatctagcttcaaaggatccttggatggcttgaaagttcttgaagcagaatcatgacacgaaaacaatttcaagtaagatttccactcgaaataagattgttatagttacagaaattgaattaaagtttgaatatgattattaccttgtattagaaagataaattactgtaagtaacaaaggtttcttgatcttggatgattacttggaatggatttagaaaacttggaagtaaacttgcaatcttggaagtattcttgattttatgaaactagaacttttggaatttatgaagaacacttagaacttgaagatagaacttgagagagatcaattagatgaagataattgaataatgaaagtgtttttaggtgtttttggtcgttggtgtatggattagatataaaggatatgtaattttgttttcatgtaaataagtcatgaatgattactcatatttttgtaattttatgagatatttcatgctagttgccaaattatggttcccacatatgttaggtgactcacatgggctgctaagagctgatcattggagtgtatataccaatagtacatacatctaaaagctgtgtattgtacgagtacgaatacgggtgcatacgagtagaattgttgatgaaactaaacgaggatgtaattgtaagcatttttgttaagtagaagtattttgataagtgtattgaagtctttcaaaagtgtatgaatacatattaaaacactacatgtatatacattttaactgagtcgttaagtcatcgttagtcgttacatgtaaatgttgttttgaaacctttaggttaacgatcttgttgaatgttgttaacgcattgtttattataacaaatgagatgttaaattgttatattatcatgatattatgatatataatatatcttagtatgatgtatatacaggtaaatgtcgttacaacgataatcgttacatatatgcctcgtttcgaaatcattaagttagtagtcttatttttacatatgtatttcattgttaatacacttaataatatatttacttatcatttaacataattaaccaagtgtatcaatatcttaatatgattcatatgtacctagtaagacgttgttataacgataatcgttatatatatcgttttcgagtttcttaaattaataatctcatttttatgtatataactcattgttaaaatacctaatgagatacatacttataataaaatcatgttaactatatatataaccatatatatgtcatcgtatagtttttacaagttttgacgttcgtgaatcaccggtcaacttgggtggtcaattgtctatatgaaacctatttcaattaatcaagtcttaacaagtttgattgcttaacatgttggaaacacttaatcatgtaaataaaaatttcatttaatatatatataaacatggaagagttcgggtcactacagtacctacccgttaaataaatttcgtcccgaaattttaagcagttggaggtgttgacgtatcttctggaaataaatgcgggtatttcttcttcatctgatcttctcgttcccaggtgaacacgagtcctttacgagcattccatcaaaccttaacaattggtatcttgttttgcttaagtcttttaacctcacgatccattatttcgacgggttcttcgataaattgaagtttttcgttgatttggatttcatctaacggaatagtgagatcttctttagcaaaacatttcttcaaattcgagacgtagaaagtgttatgtacagccgtgagttgttgaggtaactcaagtcggtaagctactggtccgacaagatcaataatcttgaatggtccaatataccttggatttaattttcctcatttagcaaatcgaacaacgcctttccaaggtgcaactttaagcatgaccatctctccaatttcaaattctatatcttttcttttaatgtcagcgtagctcttttgtcgactttgggcggttttcaaccgttgttgaatttggatgatcttctcgagagtttcttgtattatccccggacccgtaatctgtctatcccccacttcactccaacaaatcggagacctgcactttctaccataaagtgcttcaaacggcgccatctcaatgcttgaatggtagctgttgttgtaggaaaattctgctaacggtagatgtcgatcccaactgtttctgaaatcaataacacatgctcgtagcatgtcttcaagcatttgtatcgtcctttcgctttgcccatcagtttgtggatgataggcagtactcatgtctagacgagttcctaatgcttgctgtaatgtctgccagaatcttgaaataaatctgccatccctatcagagataatagagattggtattccatgtctggagacgacttccttcaaatacagtcgtgctaacttctccatcttgtcatcttctcttattggtaggaagtgtgctgatttggtgagacgatcaactattacccaaatagtatcaaaacc is from Rutidosis leptorrhynchoides isolate AG116_Rl617_1_P2 chromosome 10, CSIRO_AGI_Rlap_v1, whole genome shotgun sequence and encodes:
- the LOC139870921 gene encoding uncharacterized protein, coding for MGRLPDQQPPQYSDQPPSPPPQGYPNQDDNPLSPPPQQEDTYTTENDYNTTPRSYIPENMPPPETYPPEKPTTYPPQQQPQAYPPQQQNPVQFPPQQQQPVQYPPNQHQAPNSTPPPQYNYVYTNHAQAGQPQGVNFVSQPGYQTPNMGPQNGVPIGNQYIAQTQGWKTGLFDCFDDVENAIITACFPCVTFGQIAEILDNGQTSCATSGLLYGCIAAFIGIPCIMSCSYRTKMRIRYGLMETPAPDWVTHCFCEWCALCQVYRELKTRGLDPAIGWQGNMVRNQQMQQYPMMTPPRNQQMM